In a single window of the Acidobacteriota bacterium genome:
- a CDS encoding tetratricopeptide repeat protein, translated as MVHSSDAWIQTHALRGAQDGRVAWIAVALAATTVAVFAPVWSYEFVSWDDPWYITNNPHVLGGLTWPNVVWAFTTGGDFYWHPLTWLSHMLDVSLYGVDAGRHHLTNLLLHVANTLFLFALLRQMTGARWRSAFVAALFAVHPLHVESVAWVAERKDVLSTFLWMVTLGAYLRYVRMPGWGRYLAVLGAFALGLAAKPMIVTLPLVLLLLDVWPLGRWPIRAATAPGTRAASDGGRAVIGRLLAEKVPLLVVALASGVATFIVQQQAGAIGGLAALPLPYRVSHAVLSYVAYLGLTIVPINLAAFYPYPSALPDWRLVLVAAAGLACAIVAAARTARTHPYVLVGVLWYLVTLFPVIGLFQAGDQLMADHFTYVPLIGVFLIASWGVPDLLARWRVPRVALATAAIVVVMLCAVAAHAQVRHWANSQALWTRAVEVTIDNHRAHAGLGEWLASQGRLDEAIGQYEEAIRIAPAGAEYYYNLGFLRMRKGQVAEAGTQYAFAVRLNPRHVGARVGLGAVLARQGKLDEAIAQYTEALHLEPGHVLARTNLGLALLEQGRPTEARRACDEAVRLDPASADARGCLGMVYARQGRYEEAAAAFAEAMRLRPGFEDAAVNLGVALAKTGRTEEAVKAFREALRINPANEMVRGAIAELTRHER; from the coding sequence GTGGTCCATTCTTCTGACGCCTGGATCCAAACTCATGCACTCCGCGGCGCGCAGGATGGCCGCGTCGCCTGGATCGCGGTGGCCCTGGCCGCGACCACCGTCGCCGTGTTCGCGCCGGTGTGGAGCTACGAGTTTGTCTCCTGGGACGATCCCTGGTACATCACGAATAACCCGCACGTGCTCGGCGGGCTGACCTGGCCAAACGTGGTGTGGGCATTTACGACAGGCGGCGACTTCTACTGGCATCCGCTCACGTGGCTCTCGCACATGCTGGATGTGAGCCTCTACGGCGTGGATGCGGGACGCCACCACCTCACGAACCTGCTCCTGCACGTGGCCAATACGCTCTTCCTGTTCGCGCTGTTGCGGCAGATGACCGGCGCGCGCTGGCGGAGCGCCTTCGTGGCGGCGCTCTTCGCGGTGCATCCGCTGCATGTCGAGTCGGTGGCCTGGGTCGCGGAGCGCAAGGATGTACTGAGCACCTTCTTGTGGATGGTGACGCTTGGCGCCTACCTCCGCTACGTGCGGATGCCGGGTTGGGGCCGCTACCTCGCCGTGCTCGGCGCCTTCGCGCTGGGGCTGGCAGCCAAGCCGATGATCGTGACGCTCCCGCTCGTGCTGCTGCTGCTCGACGTGTGGCCGCTCGGCCGCTGGCCGATTCGCGCCGCGACAGCACCAGGAACCCGGGCCGCGAGCGACGGTGGGCGGGCGGTGATCGGTAGGCTCCTCGCCGAGAAAGTCCCGCTCCTGGTGGTCGCTCTCGCATCGGGCGTGGCGACCTTCATCGTGCAACAGCAGGCTGGGGCCATCGGCGGACTCGCGGCGCTCCCGCTGCCATACCGCGTGTCGCATGCCGTGCTGTCATACGTCGCGTATCTCGGCCTCACCATCGTCCCGATCAACCTGGCCGCGTTCTACCCCTACCCATCGGCCTTGCCCGACTGGCGCCTGGTGCTCGTGGCAGCGGCTGGCCTGGCGTGCGCCATCGTGGCTGCCGCGAGAACGGCGCGCACCCATCCGTACGTCCTCGTGGGCGTGTTGTGGTATCTCGTGACGCTGTTCCCGGTCATCGGGTTGTTTCAGGCTGGCGACCAGTTGATGGCAGACCACTTCACATACGTGCCCCTCATCGGTGTCTTCCTGATCGCGTCGTGGGGTGTTCCCGACCTGTTGGCAAGATGGCGCGTGCCCCGTGTCGCACTCGCCACGGCGGCCATCGTCGTGGTGATGCTGTGCGCCGTTGCGGCCCACGCGCAAGTCCGGCACTGGGCGAACAGCCAGGCGCTGTGGACGCGGGCAGTCGAGGTCACGATCGATAATCACCGGGCGCACGCGGGTCTGGGGGAGTGGCTGGCCAGCCAGGGCAGACTAGACGAAGCGATTGGACAGTACGAAGAAGCGATCAGGATCGCGCCGGCCGGGGCCGAGTATTACTACAACCTGGGCTTCTTGCGCATGCGGAAGGGTCAGGTCGCCGAAGCCGGCACGCAGTACGCGTTCGCCGTGCGGTTGAACCCGCGCCATGTGGGGGCCCGCGTAGGTCTTGGAGCGGTCCTGGCCAGGCAGGGCAAGCTCGACGAGGCGATTGCCCAGTACACCGAGGCGTTGCACCTCGAGCCCGGCCACGTGCTGGCGCGCACCAACCTCGGGCTGGCGCTGCTCGAACAGGGCAGGCCCACGGAAGCCAGACGTGCGTGCGACGAAGCGGTGCGGCTCGATCCGGCGTCGGCTGACGCAAGGGGGTGCCTGGGTATGGTCTATGCACGGCAGGGAAGATACGAGGAAGCCGCCGCTGCGTTTGCCGAGGCGATGCGGTTGCGTCCGGGTTTCGAGGACGCAGCCGTCAATCTCGGCGTGGCCCTGGCGAAGACGGGTCGCACCGAGGAGGCCGTCAAGGCCTTCCGGGAGGCACTGCGCATCAATCCCGCCAACGAAATGGTTCGCGGCGCGATCGCCGAGTTAACGCGCCACGAGCGATAG
- a CDS encoding sulfatase-like hydrolase/transferase — MPSRRHEGAKKRGPRFVVAAGAAMVILAALAAVFLRSGRSQADLRRIGGQNVLLVTIDTLRADALSAYGGPAVTPALDRLAVEGVRFDFAHAHAVLTLTSHASILTGEYPFQHGLRDNSGYRLPRDARTAATMLKQAGYATAAFVAAFPLHSRFGLNVGFEVYDDRFGDEHGLTDFNMPERPASAVVPLARDWIAGRAGRAAGEGQRANGSEQRAQPWFVWVHVFDPHAPYRPPPPFDTQYAGQPYYGEVAATDAALAPLLDDVRRSARPTLVIVTGDHGEGLGDHGEEAHGIFAYESTLRIPLIIAEVGGATSDSSVVSSLGRTRTGEVSSVAARHVDILPTILDAVGQMVPSDLPGRTLLPREERDAGSPPRATYFEAMSGMLNHGWAPLTGVLVGRDKFIDLPIAERYDLASDPAERLNLAGRSPERDRMLAAALGAFKPALPGQRVTEDSEAAARLRALGYVSGEAPAKARYSEADDPKRLVDLDSAIHRAVNAFIDGRAAEAADIYRQVIDRRPDMGVAYRHLAFILWQEGNAAGAVEVLRRAIAHGVTDPRALAQLGEYLTDTGHIAEGIRILDPLARNPAADADTLNALAIALARGGRAQDARRVFERLLAVMPGSSAPLENLGVLALEQGDVRGAKKYFDRAVEVAPGSSRAHAGVGTTALQSGDRKTAYEAWTRAVQLDSTNYEALYNLGVNLARDGRMDAARPYLDQFLRTAPQALHANQRREVSRLLQSGR; from the coding sequence ATGCCATCACGAAGACACGAAGGCGCTAAGAAGAGGGGGCCGAGGTTTGTCGTGGCCGCCGGGGCCGCGATGGTCATTCTCGCGGCACTCGCGGCTGTCTTCTTGCGGTCAGGGCGATCGCAGGCCGATCTGCGTCGGATCGGCGGCCAGAATGTTCTCCTCGTCACCATTGACACGCTTCGGGCGGACGCGCTCAGTGCGTACGGCGGACCGGCGGTGACGCCGGCGCTCGACCGGCTTGCGGTCGAGGGCGTCCGCTTCGATTTCGCGCACGCGCATGCCGTGCTCACGCTGACGTCGCACGCGAGCATCCTCACGGGCGAGTATCCGTTTCAGCACGGCCTCCGGGACAACAGCGGATATCGCCTGCCTCGCGATGCGCGTACGGCGGCGACCATGCTCAAGCAGGCCGGTTACGCGACAGCGGCGTTTGTCGCCGCATTTCCACTGCATTCCCGGTTCGGGTTGAACGTCGGATTCGAGGTCTACGACGATCGCTTCGGTGACGAGCACGGGCTGACCGACTTCAACATGCCCGAGCGGCCGGCGTCCGCGGTGGTGCCGCTGGCGCGGGACTGGATCGCAGGCAGGGCGGGCAGGGCAGCAGGGGAAGGGCAAAGGGCGAACGGCAGCGAGCAGAGGGCCCAGCCGTGGTTCGTGTGGGTTCACGTGTTCGATCCGCATGCGCCGTATCGACCGCCTCCGCCCTTCGACACGCAGTACGCCGGGCAACCCTACTACGGCGAAGTGGCGGCGACCGACGCAGCGCTTGCGCCGTTGCTGGACGATGTGCGGCGCTCCGCGCGGCCGACGCTGGTCATCGTGACCGGCGATCATGGCGAGGGACTCGGGGATCATGGAGAGGAAGCACACGGGATTTTCGCCTATGAATCCACCCTGCGGATTCCACTGATCATCGCGGAAGTGGGTGGTGCAACGTCCGATTCGTCCGTGGTGTCGTCGTTGGGGCGGACCCGTACGGGTGAGGTCTCATCGGTCGCCGCACGCCATGTCGACATCCTGCCGACCATCCTCGACGCGGTCGGCCAGATGGTGCCGTCCGATCTTCCCGGTCGAACGCTGCTCCCCCGCGAAGAGCGGGATGCGGGATCGCCGCCGCGCGCCACGTACTTCGAGGCCATGTCGGGGATGCTCAATCACGGATGGGCGCCGCTCACCGGCGTGCTGGTGGGTCGTGACAAGTTTATCGACCTGCCCATTGCCGAGCGGTACGACTTGGCGAGCGACCCCGCGGAGCGGTTGAACCTTGCCGGCCGCTCGCCGGAGCGCGATCGGATGCTCGCCGCCGCGTTGGGCGCGTTCAAACCGGCGCTGCCCGGCCAGCGCGTGACGGAAGATTCGGAGGCAGCCGCCCGGCTGCGCGCGCTTGGGTATGTCTCCGGCGAGGCGCCTGCCAAGGCGCGGTACTCCGAGGCCGATGATCCGAAACGGCTGGTGGATCTCGACAGCGCCATCCACCGGGCTGTCAATGCCTTCATCGACGGGCGCGCCGCAGAGGCTGCGGACATCTATCGACAGGTGATTGATCGTCGCCCCGACATGGGCGTCGCGTATCGCCATCTGGCGTTCATCTTGTGGCAGGAAGGGAACGCTGCGGGCGCCGTCGAGGTGCTGCGTCGCGCGATTGCGCACGGCGTGACCGACCCGCGAGCGCTCGCGCAGCTCGGCGAATACCTCACCGACACGGGCCACATTGCGGAAGGGATCCGCATCCTCGATCCGTTGGCGCGCAATCCGGCCGCGGACGCCGACACATTGAACGCGCTGGCCATTGCGTTGGCGCGCGGCGGCCGCGCCCAGGACGCGCGGCGCGTGTTCGAGCGCCTGCTCGCGGTCATGCCGGGGAGCAGCGCTCCGCTCGAGAACCTGGGCGTGCTCGCGCTCGAGCAGGGTGACGTCCGCGGCGCGAAGAAGTACTTCGATCGCGCGGTCGAGGTTGCGCCGGGTTCGTCGCGTGCGCACGCCGGCGTCGGCACCACCGCCCTCCAAAGCGGTGATCGCAAGACCGCGTACGAGGCCTGGACGCGCGCCGTCCAACTCGATTCGACCAACTACGAGGCGCTGTACAACCTGGGAGTCAATCTGGCGCGCGATGGTCGAATGGATGCAGCGCGTCCGTATCTCGACCAGTTTCTACGGACCGCGCCGCAGGCTCTCCATGCGAACCAGCGGCGAGAGGTATCGCGCCTGCTGCAATCGGGACGGTGA